The following coding sequences are from one Triticum aestivum cultivar Chinese Spring chromosome 5A, IWGSC CS RefSeq v2.1, whole genome shotgun sequence window:
- the LOC123105137 gene encoding CCG-binding protein 1, producing MLSSTALRPLSPATATTPAYPATATSATPGRRSVAVRVLRDYGSIPKREPFSSSRSILDEFFKQEKPLVQRTKDHITDYCTTLEGDDCCSCWDAYFELNKLEQELPQEEISRMVKDSRSDPRYLISSIHHRSDLRKKMAEKAHNSAPSNSPGQTAKPRPFPVPDGLPKTQEEIDEDEEALMPESPYTRLLRRMGRFPDWYTPRPDHETD from the exons ATGCTCTCATCCACCGCTCTCCGGCCGCtgtcgccggcgacggcgacgacgcccGCGTACCCCGCCACCGCCACCTCGGCCACGCCCGGGCGGCGCTCGGTGGCGGTGCGCGTGCTGCGGGACTACGGCTCGATCCCCAAGCGGGAGCCCTTCAGCTCCAGCCGCAGCATCCTCGACGAGTTCTTCAAGCAGGAGAAGCCTCTCGTCCAGCGCACCAAGGACCACATCACAG ATTATTGCACGACCCTTGAAGGCGATGATTGCTGCAGCTGCTGGGATGCCTATTTTGAACTCAACAAACTCGAG CAAGAGCTACCGCAAGAAGAAATCTCAAGGATGGTGAAGGACTCGCGGTCAGACCCAAGGTACCTCATAAGCAGCATCCACCACCGGTCAGACCTACGGAAGAAGATGGCCGAGAAAGCTCACAATTCAGCGCCATCAAACTCCCCGGGGCAAACAGCGAAGCCGAGGCCTTTCCCCGTCCCTGATGGGCTGCCGAAAACGCAGGAAGAGATCGACGAGGATGAGGAGGCTCTGATGCCGGAGTCTCCTTACACGAGGCTGCTGAGAAGGATGGGGAGGTTCCCTGACTGGTATACCCCTCGCCCAGACCATGAGACTGACTGA